The DNA window TATGCAGACGGGCGCCTTTGCCGGCTTCCTCGATCTCGACAAACAACACGGTGACGTCCGTACCGAGGGTCTTGCCCTCGAAATGACCCGCCCAAGAGTCGGCGTTCTTGGCCCAGTCGGCGCGGGTCAGTTTACGAGGGGTATCGGCCATGGGTCACGCGGTCTTGGCGGCGCGCTTGCGCTCGTGTGGGTCGAGGTGGCGTTTGCGCAGGCGCAGGGCATTGGGCGTGACCTCGACCAGTTCGTCGTCGTCGATATAGGCGATGGCCTCTTCCAGCGACATCTGGACATGCGGGGTCAGGCGCACGGCCTCGTCGGTGCCCGATGCGCGGACGTTGGTCAGTTTCTTGCCCTTCAGCGGGTTCACTTCCAGGTCGTTTTCGCGGCTGTGCTCGCCGATGATCATGCCCTGGTAGATCTTTTCCTGCGGGCCGATGAACATGCGGCCGCGCTCTTCGAGGTTCCACAGGGCATAGGCCACGGCCTCGCCCGATTCCATCGAGATCAGCACGCCCGCGCGGCGGCCCGGGATCGCGCCCTTGTGCGGTGCCCAGCCGTGGAAGACGCGGTTCAGCACGCCGGTGCCGCGCGTGTCGGTCAGGAATTCGCCGTGATAGCCGATAAGGCCGCGCGACGGGACCAGTGCTATGATGCGGGTCTTGCCGGCGCCGGCGGGCTTCATTTCGGTCATTTCGCCCTTGCGGGGGCCGGTCAGCTTCTCGATCACGGCGCCGGAATGGTCGTCGTCGACGTCGATGGTGACTTCCTCGATGGGTTCCAGCTGTTCGCCATTCTCGCCTTCGCGCATCAGGACACGGGGGCGGGAGATGCTGAGTTCGAACCCTTCGCGGCGCATGTTCTCGATCAGGACGCCCATCTGCAATTCGCCCCGGCCCGCGACGTCGAACGCCTCGCCGCCGGGCGTGTCGGTGACCTTGATGGCGACGTTCGTTTCGGCCTCTTTCATCAGGCGTTCGCGGATCACGCGGGACTGCACCTTTTTGCCGTCGCGGCCCGCCAGCGGACTGTCGTTGATGCCGAAGGTGACGGAGATCGTCGGCGGGTCGATGGGCTGTGCGGCCAGCGGTTCGTCCACGGCCAGCGCGCAGATCGTATCGGCCACAGTGGCCTTGGACATGCCGGCAAGGCTGACGATATCGCCCGCCGTCGCTTCGTCGATGTCCTGAAGTGTCAGGCCGCGGAAGGCCTGGATCTTGGCGACGCGGAACTGTTCGATCTTCTGGCCCACGCGGCTGAGCGCCTGCACGGTCGCGCCAACCTTGAGGCGGCCGGATTCGACGCGGCCCGTCAGCAGGCGGCCCAGGAAGGGGTCGGCGCCCAGGGTAACGGCCAGCATGCGGAAATCATCATCGGCGCGCTTGACCTGCTTGGGCGCGGGCACGTGATTGACGATCAGGTCGAACAGCGCGGTCAGGTCCTTGCGCGGGCCGTCAAGCTCGTGATCGGCCCAGCCGGAGCGGCCCGACGCGTACATATGCGGGAAATCCAGCTGATCTTCGTCGGCATCCAGCGCGGCGAAGAGGTCGAAGCATTCGTCCAGTGCGCGGTCGGGCTCGGCATCGGGCTTGTCGACCTTGTTGAGTACCACGATGGGGCGCAGGCCGAGGGCGAGCGCCTTGGAGGTGACGAACTTGGTCTGCGGCATCGGGCCTTCGGCGGCGTCCACAAGCAGAACCACGCCGTCGACCATGCTGAGGATGCGCTCGACCTCGCCGCCGAAATCGGCGTGGCCGGGGGTGTCGACGATGTTGATGCGGGTCTGTTTCCATTCCACGCTGGTGGCCTTGGCGAGGATGGTGATGCCGCGCTCGCGCTCCAGGTCGTTGCTGTCCATCGCGCGTTCGGCCACGGCCTGGTTCTCGCGGAAGGCGCCCGACTGCTTGAGAAGCTCGTCCACGAGGGTGGTCTTGCCGTGGTCGACGTGGGCGATGATGGCGATGTTACGCAGGTCCATTGGGGTATCCTTGGTGGTTTGAGGCAGGCCCTAAGGGCTTTGCCCGCCGATTGCCAGAGGGAAAAAGGTGTTACGCGGCGATGGTGGCGCCGCGGTGCGGCAAAAGCCGCAACAGGGTTGCGCCGAGGGGGCGGGCGGTGGCCCCGGTGCCCAGCTTGAAGCGGGCGAGGCCGGGGGCGGCCTCGGTATCCAGCGTGCCGAGGTCGAGCCGGGTGAGCCCGCGCTGATGCAGGTAAGTGGTGGCTTGCCACATCAGCAGGGTGTGGGCGTGGGTGCGACGCGCGGCGGGAGCGGCCCAGCCGACGTGATAGGTGGCGGTGGTCCCGTGCAGCAGAAAGAGCAGGTAGGCCAACATCCCGGCGCGGTCATGCGCTGTGAAAAGCCGCGTGGCCTGCCGGTGGGTGGCGGCGAAGGCGCAGGTGAATTCTGGCGGCAGGGCGCGGTAACCCCTGGCGCGTTGCTGGTGCTGGTCAAGGATCAGCAGGTCGGCGTCGCGGTCGGGATCGAACGGGCGGTGATGAGTGCGCAGTTGTCCGGCCTGTGCCGCGCGCAGGCGGTTGCGCCATTTGCCGTGCAGACCGGCCAAGAGAGCGTCCGGGCCGGGGGTGAGGTCCAACTCGACCACGTGGGCCGGAGTGAGCAGGGCGCGGTAGCCATGCGATTGGTACAGGCGGGCGGTTTCGGGCGTGTCAGGCTGAACGACGGAGGGGCCGGGCAGAGGAATGAGGGCCGCTGTCGGCTTTATGCCTGGTGCCAGTAGGGGGCCGCGCGGCAAACATGTCAGGCGCAAAGGGCCGATGCGGCGGCGCAGGATTTGCGCGGTGCCAAACGTGCCGGAACCATCAGTCAGCGCATACCACCCGACATCAGCCCCGATGGCGCGCATCGCGGCGCCGTAGCGCGGGTGCTGTTGCACGGCGCAGGGGCCGGGCGGCTGGAGGGCGGTGTCGCTGAGGAGCCAGGCAAGGGACATTCTGCCATTAAGGCGATGATAACCTAAATCATGGTTAATGGCGCTTATGGCGAAGGCAAGGAAACCCGTCCGCGGTGTCGACGCGCCCAGCGTGCGGCCCACGGCCTATGCGGCGTGGCTGGTGGCGGTGGTCCTGTCCGTGCCGGTCTTCGTGGTGCTGAGCGTGATCGACTGGATCTGGTAGCGGCTCAGTCCCAGCGGACGTTGTTGCGGCGCATG is part of the Roseovarius sp. THAF9 genome and encodes:
- a CDS encoding GNAT family N-acetyltransferase; this translates as MSLAWLLSDTALQPPGPCAVQQHPRYGAAMRAIGADVGWYALTDGSGTFGTAQILRRRIGPLRLTCLPRGPLLAPGIKPTAALIPLPGPSVVQPDTPETARLYQSHGYRALLTPAHVVELDLTPGPDALLAGLHGKWRNRLRAAQAGQLRTHHRPFDPDRDADLLILDQHQQRARGYRALPPEFTCAFAATHRQATRLFTAHDRAGMLAYLLFLLHGTTATYHVGWAAPAARRTHAHTLLMWQATTYLHQRGLTRLDLGTLDTEAAPGLARFKLGTGATARPLGATLLRLLPHRGATIAA
- the typA gene encoding translational GTPase TypA — its product is MDLRNIAIIAHVDHGKTTLVDELLKQSGAFRENQAVAERAMDSNDLERERGITILAKATSVEWKQTRINIVDTPGHADFGGEVERILSMVDGVVLLVDAAEGPMPQTKFVTSKALALGLRPIVVLNKVDKPDAEPDRALDECFDLFAALDADEDQLDFPHMYASGRSGWADHELDGPRKDLTALFDLIVNHVPAPKQVKRADDDFRMLAVTLGADPFLGRLLTGRVESGRLKVGATVQALSRVGQKIEQFRVAKIQAFRGLTLQDIDEATAGDIVSLAGMSKATVADTICALAVDEPLAAQPIDPPTISVTFGINDSPLAGRDGKKVQSRVIRERLMKEAETNVAIKVTDTPGGEAFDVAGRGELQMGVLIENMRREGFELSISRPRVLMREGENGEQLEPIEEVTIDVDDDHSGAVIEKLTGPRKGEMTEMKPAGAGKTRIIALVPSRGLIGYHGEFLTDTRGTGVLNRVFHGWAPHKGAIPGRRAGVLISMESGEAVAYALWNLEERGRMFIGPQEKIYQGMIIGEHSRENDLEVNPLKGKKLTNVRASGTDEAVRLTPHVQMSLEEAIAYIDDDELVEVTPNALRLRKRHLDPHERKRAAKTA